One window of the Acinonyx jubatus isolate Ajub_Pintada_27869175 chromosome A2, VMU_Ajub_asm_v1.0, whole genome shotgun sequence genome contains the following:
- the LOC106980736 gene encoding olfactory receptor 6B1, translating into MEVENQTQVTKFILVGFPGSWAMRVAVFLMFLITYALTVAENMVIILLVQQNRPLHKPMYFFLVNLSFLETWYISVTVPKLLFSFWSVSNSISFTHCMIQLYFFIALMCTECVLLAAMAYDRYVAICRPLHYPTIMSHRLCFHLALGSWAIGFGISLAKIYFISRLSFCGPNVINHFFCDISPVLNLSCTDMSVAELVDFVLALVIFLIPLSITVLSYGCILVTVLRMPTGKQKAFSTCASHLVVVTIFYSATIFMYARPRAIHAFNMNKVISIFYAIVTPALNPFIYCLRNREVKEALKKLAYCQAIRLD; encoded by the coding sequence ATGGAAGTGGAGAACCAGACTCAGGTCACCAAGTTCATTCTTGTGGGATTCCCTGGGAGCTGGGCCATGCGAGTAGCAGTGTTCCTGATGTTCCTCATCACCTATGCTCTGACAGTGGCTGAAAATATGGTCATCATCTTGTTGGTGCAACAGAACCGGCCACTGCACAAGCCTATGTACTTCTTCCTGGTCAACCTGTCTTTCCTGGAGACCTGGTACATCTCTGTGACGGTACCTAAGTTGCTATTTAGTTTTTGGTCTGTGAGCAATAGTATCTCCTTCACTCACTGCATGATACAACTGTACTTCTTCATTGCGCTCATGTGCACAGAATGTGTGCTCCTTGCGGCCATGGCCTATGACCGTTATGTGGCCATCTGCCGTCCACTCCACTACCCCACGATTATGAGCCATAGGCTCTGCTTCCACTTGGCTCTTGGATCCTGGGCCATTGGCTTTGGCATCTCCTTGGCTAAGATCTACTTCATCTCCCGCCTCAGTTTCTGTGGCCCCAATGTCATCAATCACTTCTTCTGTGACATCTCTCCAGTTCTTAACCTCTCCTGCACAGACATGTCTGTAGCTGAGCTGGTGGACTTTGTCCTGGCACTGGTCATCTTTCTCATCCCCCTCTCTATCACCGTCCTGTCCTATGGATGCATCCTGGTTACCGTTCTACGCATGCCCACCGGAAAGCAGAAAGCATTCTCTACCTGTGCCTCCCACCTCGTGGTGGTAACCATCTTTTATTCGGCCACTATTTTCATGTATGCCAGGCCCCGAGCCATCCATGCCTTCAACATGAACAAAGTAATTTCCATCTTCTATGCCATTGTCACCCCTGCTCTCAACCCTTTCATTTATTGCCTAAGAAACAGAGAGGTCAAAGAGGCTCTGAAGAAACTGGCCTATTGCCAAGCTATCCGGTTGGACTAG